From Salvia miltiorrhiza cultivar Shanhuang (shh) unplaced genomic scaffold, IMPLAD_Smil_shh original_scaffold_269, whole genome shotgun sequence, the proteins below share one genomic window:
- the LOC131003804 gene encoding uncharacterized protein LOC131003804, producing MMINYTLLVILLVPAVISSRVPADSEGEVAGSKSQVLVDGSDGRVKEKAALTKNVVKLDNNDPKEQIDPNEKEELKKGDGGDHRDEGSSSESKKESKEGRLPPVREKCDTSSNHCTDDDKTLVACLRVPGNESPSLSLLIQNKGKGPQSITISAPDSVQLERKQIELQENKDTEMKVSLRDVGNGHSIVLTAGHGNCILDLKDEFTSRKMDHTPSSSNLIISRPTLFRGVVFLGGLVIVGVSIFMCSKSGRNYFARKDCKYQRLDMELPVSRGTNPNDGWDNSWGDTWDDEEAPVTSLPLTPTLKFKEGWKD from the exons ATGATGATAAATTATACACTTCTGGTGATTTTGCTTGTACCTGCAGTAATTTCTTCTCGTGTACCTGCAGATTCGGAG GGGGAAGTTGCAGGTTCAAAAAGTCAAGTGTTAGTTGATGGTAGTGATGGTAGGGTGAAGGAGAAAGCTGCTCTTACCAAGAATGTTGTTAAGTTGGATAATAATGATCCGAAGGAGCAGATTGATCCTAATGAAAAAGAGGAGCTAAAAAAGGGGGATGGTGGAGATCACAGGGATGAGGGGTCTAGTTCTGAGTCAAAAAAAGAATCTAAAGAAGGGAGATTGCCACCGGTAAGAGAAAAATGTGATACCTCATCGAATCATTGTACGGATGATGATAAGACGTTAGTTGCTTGTCTGAGAGTTCCCGGGAATG AATCGCCATCGCTTTCACTTTTGATACAGAACAAAGGTAAAGGTCCCCAGAGTATCACAATTTCAGCCCCTGACTCAGTTCAGCTAGAGAGAAAACAGATTGAGCTGCAAGAGAACAAAGATACAGAG atgaaggtttctCTCAGGGATGTGGGAAATGGCCACTCCATCGTCCTGACGGCAGGTCATGGCAACTGCATTCTCGATTTGAAAGATGAATTCACAAGCAGGAAGATGGATCACACTCCGAGCTCTTCAAACTTGATTATCTCTAGGCCAACTCTATTTAGGGGAGTTGTGTTTTTGGGTGGCTTGGTAATAGTTGGTGTTTCAATTTTCATGTGTAGCAAATCAGGGAGGAATTACTTTGCAAGAAAAGATTGCAAATACCAAAGGCTCGATATGGAGCTACCCGTTTCCCGCGGCACCAACCCTAACGATGGCTGGGATAACAGCTGGGGAGATACTTGGGATGATGAAGAAGCTCCGGTAACCTCCTTGCCCCTCACTCCAACCCTTAAGTTTAAGGAAGGTTGGAAAGATTAA